One Danio rerio strain Tuebingen ecotype United States chromosome 13, GRCz12tu, whole genome shotgun sequence DNA window includes the following coding sequences:
- the golga5 gene encoding golgin subfamily A member 5 (The RefSeq protein has 5 substitutions compared to this genomic sequence) yields the protein MSWFVDLAGKAEDFLNKVDQGAATALTKPNQKSSLSYNSPDATDSTQYNAAAYSSTQQHRDSISASSLGTSTFISAAAGNIKKSKATVLAGTANVSSTTPLGSSSKASSNFVRPRKSEVNDDLLFDFLNSSDPPQSEKKEVRRETVSKAFSPTGVSAQSQMPTVSLASDLHTGPSVTPTPSSTQGLSRNSSLGSLSSSSHSVKTEDSSTRDQSQADVPESLTAGLDDLADPQPVLEIQSQDLQQQQQQQGQEHVISNLRLENQLLRNEVSSLNQEMASLIQRAKDMQEEVNLGRARADKWNSDQSRVDRTVRELSSQVDDLTEALSAKDGQLAVLKVRLDEADQLLKARSSALEEAQNERVRILQDHSEGSSLHSQAVQTLQDRLRDAEAAVKREQESYRQIQSEFAARLAKVEAERQTLAESLTNAERRLTEEKQRAEDLQQQAKSSRSAAEYTKQELQDYKNKASRILQSKEKLINSLKEGSGLEVLEGAGAGVELEELRHEKELQREEIQKLQAQIQSLRTEIQDLETQALTENESWREQLAEVQEQHAQQIRAKQEIEAELERSKQELQYIEEEHHRTKITLQGRVKDREDEIQKLRNQLTNKALSNSSQAELEGRLHQLTETLIQKQTMLEALGTEKNSLVFQLERLEQQLKSLQGGQNSASHINMAAMEGPGARQRNTPILFSDGDGPGTGVYGKVRKAASTIDRFSIRLGIFLRRYPMARVFVIIYMALLHLWVMIVLLTYTPEMHHSHPDGR from the exons ATGTCTTGGTTTGTTGATCTTGCCGGGAAGGCAGAGGACTTCCTGAATAAAGTGGACCAGGGTGCAGCCACTGCTTTGACAAAACCCAATCAGAAGTCCTCTCTGTCCTACAATAGCCCAGATGCTACCGATTCAACCCAGTATAATGCTGCAGCTTACAGCTCCACCCAGCAGCACCGAGACTCCATCTCTGCCTCGTCCCAAGGAACTTCCACATTCATCTCCGCAGCTGCTGGGAACATAAAGAAATCCAAAGCTACGGTTTTGGCTGGAACAGCAAACGTTTCCAGCACCACACCTTTGGGTTCCAGCAGCAAGGCGTCATCCAATTTTGTGAGGCCTAGAAAGAGTGAAGTGAACGAcgatttgctttttgacttcttaAACAGTTCAGATCCACCACAGAGCGAGAAAAAGGAAGTCAGGAGAGAAACCGTGTCGAAAGCTTTTCGCCCTACAGGGGTGTCAGCACAGAGCCAGATGCCCACTGTCTCTTTGGCCAGTGATCTGCACACAGGCCCATCGGTCACTCCGACCCCGTCGTCCACACAGGGTCTGTCCAGAAACTCTAGCCTCGGCTCTCTCTCCAACAGCTCGCACAGCGTTAAAACCGAGGACAGCTCCACTCGCGACCAAAGCCAAG CTGATGTTCCAGAGAGTTTGACTGCAGGACTGGATGATCTCGCAGATCCTCAGCCAGTGCTGGAAATTCAATCTCAAGATcttcaacagcagcagcagcagcaaggCCAAGAGCATGTGATCTCCAACCTTCGTCTCGAAAACCAGCTTCTGCGTAATGAAGTCTCCTCTCTCAACCAGGAGATGGCCTCGCTAATCCAAAGAGCCAAAGACATGCAGGAAG AGGTGAATCTCGGCAGAGCTCGTGCTGACAAGTGGAATTCGGACCAGTCTCGGGTTGATCGCACGGTTCGAGAACTTAGCTCACAGGTCGATGACCTCACAGAAGCCTTGTCAGCAAAAGACGGTCAGTTGGCGGTCTTGAAAGTGCGACTGGACGAAGCAGATCAGTTACTGAAGGCCCGAAGTTCTGCTCTTGAAGAAGCACAGAACGAGAGAGTCAG gattCTTCAGGACCACAGTGAGGGCAGCAGTCTTCACTCGCAGGCTGTACAGACACTACAGGATAGGTTAAGAGACGCAGAGGCTGCAGTGAAGAGAGAACAGGAGAGCTACAGACAGATACAG AGTGAGTTTGCGGCACGACTTGCGAAAGTGGAGGCCGAGCGTCAGACGCTGGCAGAGTCTTTAACAAATGCCGAGCGCCGGTTAACTGAAGAGAAACAGAGAGCTGAGGATCTTCAGCAACAGGCCAAAAGCTCCCGATCTGCTGCAGAGTACACCAGACAAGAGCTCCAGGACTACAAAAACAAAGCCTCGCGCATATTACAG TCTAAGGAGAAGCTGATCAACAGTTTGAAGGAGGGCTCAGGTCTAGAGGTGCTGGAGGGAGCTGGCGCTGGGGTTGAACTTGAAGAGCTGCGTCATGAAAAAGAGCTACAAAGAGAAGAGATTCAGAAGCTACAGGCACAAATACAGAGCTTGCGGACAGAGATACAG GATCTGGAAACCCAAGCGCTCACTGAGAACGAGAGCTGGAGAGAACAGCTGGCAGAGGTACAGGAACAACACGCACAGCAGATCAGAGCCAAACAGGAAATAGAGGCAGAACTGGAGAGATCCAAACAG GAACTGCAGTACATTGAGGAAGAGCATCACCGCACTAAAATTACCCTTCAGGGTCGCGTCAAAGACAGAGAAGATGAGATCCAGAAGCTTAGAAATCAG CTGACCAATAAGGCTCTGAGCAACAGCAGTCAGGCGGAGCTGGAGGGTCGTCTGCACCAGCTGACGGAGACTCTGATTCAGAAGCAGACCATGTTGGAGGCTCTGGGCACGGAGAAAAACTCACTGGTTTTTCAGCTGGAGAGGCTAGAGCAGCAGCTGAAGAGCCTGCAGGGTGGACAGAACAGCGCGTCGCACATTAACATGGCGGCCATGGAGGGACCAG GTGCTAGGCAGAGGAACACACCAATATTGTTTAGTGATGGGGATGGCCCGGTTACAGGGGTGTATGGGAAGGTTCGCAAGGCAGCCAGCACCATCGACCGCTTCAG TATACGTCTAGGAATCTTTCTAAGACGTTACCCCATGGCCAgggtatttgttattatttatatg GCACTTCTACACCTTTGGGTGATGATTGTCCTTTTGACGTACACACCAGAGATGCACCACAGTCATCCTGATGGAAGATGA